One window of Flavobacteriales bacterium genomic DNA carries:
- a CDS encoding WecB/TagA/CpsF family glycosyltransferase: MNGLPKASIFGLGLSIGSFQDHVSAIAAMGKEHRSAYVCCVNVHMCMEAQGDPSFAAVVNGADLATVDGMPIVNSLNKFTGAVQVRVAGNDLMPAVMAEAESQGLSIFLHGGEQHVLDTIVGRAAKEFPGLQIAGTWSPPFRKATDEERAAEVDRITASGANIVMVSLGCPRQERWMAAMKGKVPAVMLGVGGAFLLYAGLDKRAPHWMRNASLEWLYRLWLEPGRLWKRYLVTNTAFMLLYAKRSFQR, from the coding sequence ATGAACGGACTTCCGAAAGCAAGCATTTTCGGTTTGGGCTTATCCATAGGGTCCTTTCAAGACCATGTGTCGGCCATTGCCGCGATGGGGAAGGAGCACCGCTCAGCCTATGTCTGCTGTGTGAATGTGCATATGTGTATGGAGGCACAAGGAGATCCCTCGTTCGCTGCTGTGGTCAACGGGGCCGACCTCGCCACTGTGGATGGCATGCCCATCGTCAACAGCCTCAATAAGTTCACCGGAGCGGTGCAGGTGCGGGTGGCCGGGAACGACCTGATGCCAGCAGTGATGGCGGAGGCTGAAAGCCAAGGATTGAGCATCTTCCTCCATGGCGGGGAACAACATGTGCTGGACACCATCGTCGGTCGTGCTGCGAAAGAGTTTCCCGGCTTGCAGATCGCAGGGACTTGGTCTCCGCCCTTCAGGAAAGCCACCGATGAGGAACGCGCTGCGGAAGTGGACCGGATCACTGCCAGTGGTGCGAACATCGTCATGGTCAGCTTGGGCTGCCCCAGACAGGAACGCTGGATGGCCGCCATGAAGGGTAAGGTGCCCGCCGTGATGCTTGGTGTTGGCGGAGCTTTCCTGCTCTATGCCGGGTTGGATAAAAGGGCACCGCATTGGATGCGCAACGCATCTCTGGAATGGCTTTACAGGCTCTGGCTCGAACCCGGACGGCTGTGGAAACGTTACTTGGTCACCAATACGGCATTCATGTTGCTGTATGCCAAACGATCATTTCAGCGTTAG
- a CDS encoding exopolysaccharide biosynthesis polyprenyl glycosylphosphotransferase yields MENIDPGSMVHPASAIGRGSRASRTELNHELATLLRSSRQQLHNVQHGLNRVMTFEPLTSVKDLIIVGDGPAADEIFQYCEDQTVRGYRFRGVFHERPITGPLASRQLGGIEAAKAFAVQNRIDILYCALPGAYREEITELMEFCERNTIRFRVIPSVDSFIPVVKTTDLTFHGAVPVSRLRNEPLDRKGNRLLKRGFDIVFSFLVIALIFSWLFPILAILVKLSSKGPVFFKQTRLGERKKKFSCYKFRSMQMNEEADSKQATRNDPRITKVGAFLRKSNLDEMPQFFNVLLGQMSVVGPRPHPLKLNDQFRDIIDKYMVRHFVRPGITGWAQVNGFRGETRTPELMEKRVDLDVWYLENWSFLMDLKIVVKTVTNMFGKDDMAF; encoded by the coding sequence ATGGAAAACATTGACCCCGGGTCCATGGTCCACCCCGCATCCGCCATCGGACGGGGTTCACGTGCCAGCCGTACCGAGCTCAACCACGAGTTGGCCACCCTGCTGCGGTCCAGCCGACAGCAGCTCCATAACGTACAACACGGTTTGAACCGCGTAATGACCTTCGAACCGCTCACCTCCGTCAAGGACCTGATCATTGTCGGTGATGGGCCTGCGGCTGACGAGATCTTTCAATACTGCGAGGACCAGACGGTACGCGGATATCGGTTCCGCGGTGTATTTCACGAGCGCCCCATCACCGGGCCGCTAGCCTCACGCCAGTTGGGCGGTATCGAGGCCGCAAAGGCCTTCGCGGTCCAGAACCGCATCGATATCCTGTACTGTGCACTGCCCGGGGCATACAGGGAGGAGATCACTGAGCTCATGGAATTCTGTGAGCGCAACACCATCCGTTTCCGGGTGATACCGAGCGTGGACAGCTTCATCCCCGTGGTGAAGACCACCGACCTCACTTTTCATGGTGCCGTACCGGTGAGCCGCCTGCGCAACGAGCCTTTGGACAGAAAGGGTAATCGGCTGCTCAAGCGCGGCTTCGACATTGTATTCTCTTTTTTGGTGATCGCGCTCATCTTCAGCTGGCTATTCCCGATCCTCGCGATCTTGGTGAAGCTCTCCTCCAAAGGTCCCGTGTTCTTCAAGCAGACCCGGTTGGGTGAGCGCAAGAAGAAATTCTCATGCTACAAATTCCGGAGCATGCAGATGAATGAGGAGGCCGACAGCAAGCAGGCCACGCGGAACGACCCGCGGATCACCAAGGTGGGCGCATTCCTACGCAAGAGCAATTTGGACGAGATGCCCCAGTTCTTCAATGTACTCTTGGGCCAGATGAGCGTGGTGGGGCCACGCCCGCACCCCCTGAAGCTGAACGACCAGTTCCGCGACATCATTGATAAGTACATGGTGCGCCATTTCGTCCGCCCAGGCATCACGGGTTGGGCCCAGGTGAACGGTTTCCGTGGGGAGACCCGTACGCCGGAGCTTATGGAGAAGCGGGTGGACCTCGACGTGTGGTACTTGGAGAACTGGTCATTCCTTATGGACCTGAAGATCGTGGTGAAGACCGTGACCAACATGTTCGGTAAGGACGACATGGCCTTCTGA
- a CDS encoding 30S ribosomal protein S20, whose translation MANHKSSIKRIRQSESRNERNRYQHKTTRNAVRDIRASTEKKEAEELLPKVNSMLDKLAKRNIIHKNKAANLKSSLQKHVAELK comes from the coding sequence ATGGCCAATCATAAGTCCTCCATCAAGCGCATCCGCCAAAGCGAGAGCCGCAACGAACGGAACCGCTACCAGCACAAGACCACCCGCAATGCCGTGCGGGACATCCGCGCCAGCACCGAAAAGAAGGAGGCCGAAGAGCTGCTGCCCAAGGTGAACAGCATGCTGGACAAACTGGCCAAGCGCAACATCATCCACAAGAACAAGGCCGCCAACCTCAAGAGCAGCCTTCAGAAGCACGTGGCCGAACTGAAGTAG
- the radC gene encoding DNA repair protein RadC: METEGPTPKPRLSIPEWDKGDRPRERLLAQGAKALSDAELVAILIRSGTPDQSALELAKQVLKQTGNDLNALAALTPADLMKRKGVGEAKALSIVAALELGLRRRTGEQRERPRISTSAQVHEELRAKLADLPHEEFWVLLLDRGLRLIEVRRVSVGGLHGTVADPKVIFRCALERGASCMVVAHNHPSGQLRPSEEDVRLTRKLVEGGRMLDIIVQDHIIITAGGYYSFADNGQMS; this comes from the coding sequence ATGGAAACGGAAGGCCCTACCCCTAAACCACGGCTCAGCATTCCTGAATGGGACAAAGGGGACCGTCCACGCGAGCGTTTACTGGCGCAGGGCGCGAAGGCCTTGTCGGACGCTGAACTGGTGGCCATCCTCATCCGCTCCGGCACACCGGACCAAAGTGCGCTTGAACTGGCTAAACAGGTGCTGAAGCAGACAGGGAACGACCTGAACGCGCTGGCGGCCCTCACCCCGGCGGACCTGATGAAGCGCAAAGGCGTGGGGGAGGCCAAGGCCCTGAGCATCGTGGCGGCGCTTGAGCTGGGCCTGCGGCGCCGGACCGGGGAACAACGGGAGCGGCCACGGATCAGCACCAGTGCGCAGGTGCATGAGGAACTTCGCGCGAAGCTGGCCGACCTTCCGCATGAGGAATTCTGGGTGCTATTACTGGACAGGGGCCTGCGCCTGATCGAGGTGCGCCGGGTGAGCGTAGGTGGCCTGCACGGCACCGTGGCGGACCCCAAGGTCATCTTTCGCTGCGCCTTGGAACGTGGCGCCTCCTGCATGGTGGTGGCCCACAACCATCCAAGCGGCCAGTTGCGGCCGAGCGAGGAGGACGTTCGTCTCACACGGAAACTGGTGGAGGGCGGCCGTATGCTCGACATCATCGTACAGGATCACATCATCATCACCGCTGGGGGCTACTACAGCTTTGCGGACAATGGACAAATGAGCTGA
- the wecB gene encoding UDP-N-acetylglucosamine 2-epimerase (non-hydrolyzing): MPKPLRILTVIGARPQIIKAAAISHAVRGRFQGRLVETLLHTGQHYDANMSQVFFDELGIPGADIALGVGSGAHGAMTARMIEGIEKELQTGKHDVVLLYGDTNSTLAGAVAAAKLHIPVAHVEAGLRSFNKAMPEEVNRIVCDHCSTWLFCPTDTAVENLLREGFKQANEASPTVDRPRVAATGDVMYDNSMRFAELAESRSRLLKELHLEGKDFVLATVHRDHNTDDPVRINAIFTALLDLHRLHDLPVVLPVHPRTRKMMDSLLHGHLQAAIEEAPYFHLVPPVGFLDMIALERNAKLVVTDSGGVQKEAYFFGKPVVVLRPETEWVELVANGQAVLADADPSRIAEVAAMFLHDGVPDCPPIFGDGHAAEAICEVLLEGHG; this comes from the coding sequence ATGCCAAAGCCCTTGCGGATCCTCACCGTCATCGGGGCGCGCCCCCAGATCATCAAGGCCGCCGCCATCAGTCATGCCGTGCGTGGCCGGTTCCAAGGCCGCCTCGTGGAGACCTTGCTCCACACCGGGCAACACTACGATGCCAACATGTCCCAGGTGTTCTTCGATGAACTGGGCATCCCTGGAGCGGACATCGCCTTGGGCGTGGGCAGTGGCGCGCACGGGGCCATGACGGCACGAATGATCGAGGGCATCGAGAAAGAGCTTCAGACCGGCAAGCACGACGTGGTGCTGCTGTACGGGGATACCAACAGCACGCTGGCCGGCGCCGTGGCCGCCGCCAAATTGCACATACCCGTGGCCCATGTGGAAGCGGGTCTTCGCTCCTTCAACAAGGCCATGCCCGAAGAGGTGAACCGGATCGTTTGCGACCATTGCAGCACATGGCTGTTCTGCCCCACGGACACCGCGGTGGAGAATCTTCTGCGCGAGGGCTTCAAACAGGCCAACGAGGCATCGCCCACTGTGGACCGGCCCCGTGTGGCGGCCACGGGCGACGTGATGTACGACAACAGCATGCGTTTCGCGGAGTTGGCGGAGAGCCGCTCCCGGCTGTTGAAGGAGCTGCACTTGGAGGGGAAGGACTTTGTGCTTGCCACCGTTCATCGCGACCATAACACGGACGATCCGGTGCGCATCAACGCCATTTTCACCGCGTTACTGGACCTGCACCGCCTGCATGACCTTCCCGTGGTGCTGCCCGTGCATCCGCGCACGCGGAAAATGATGGACAGCTTGCTCCATGGCCACCTGCAAGCGGCCATCGAGGAGGCACCGTATTTTCATCTCGTGCCACCGGTGGGCTTTCTGGACATGATCGCCTTGGAGCGGAACGCCAAGCTGGTGGTCACGGACAGCGGGGGTGTGCAGAAGGAAGCGTACTTCTTCGGCAAGCCCGTGGTGGTGCTGCGCCCGGAGACTGAATGGGTGGAACTTGTTGCGAACGGCCAGGCCGTACTGGCGGATGCGGACCCCTCACGGATCGCTGAGGTCGCGGCGATGTTCCTGCACGACGGCGTACCCGATTGCCCGCCGATCTTTGGCGATGGCCATGCCGCGGAGGCGATCTGCGAGGTGTTGCTCGAAGGGCACGGCTGA
- a CDS encoding polysaccharide deacetylase family protein, translating into MADIHYHIERPGPRSRYSVAHLLGPMAGWDAVEVQEMSDLRKVMGPKLVYGHTAMEGAFQVVPHGLLEQERIEHLEPEVGLSLGMPVLFPSESGDLPFDLFAATFFQLSRYEEYGPVERDEHGRPKTDALHAARHGYLDRPVVDEWLLTFVESWRKQDPRLPRLRREYAHTATLDVDNGAMYRGRPWWRSIGGGARDLLKGHPRRVMDRLAVLTGSRSDPYAVHETFLDLVERSGGHAIVNFLTAPIGKHDHAIGPEVPFMQALVKRMAQRAEVGLHPGYESLENTFRISEEKERLEAVVGRPVTHSRQHFLRLRLPGTYHYLEGIGILEDHSMGLADHTGFRAGTCTAFPFYDLAAERETTLMIHPFAMMDSAMCYKMHLSPREAVAEAKRLVDAVRAVQGQFISVWHERFLSGYGDEAGWGGVAEEVLQYARP; encoded by the coding sequence ATGGCCGACATTCATTATCACATCGAGCGGCCCGGTCCGCGGTCGCGATACAGCGTGGCGCACCTGCTCGGTCCCATGGCCGGTTGGGACGCGGTGGAGGTCCAGGAGATGTCCGACCTGCGAAAGGTGATGGGGCCTAAGCTCGTTTACGGACATACTGCAATGGAAGGGGCATTTCAGGTGGTGCCACATGGCTTGCTTGAGCAGGAACGCATTGAGCACCTGGAGCCCGAGGTGGGACTTTCCCTCGGTATGCCGGTCCTTTTCCCATCCGAAAGCGGTGATCTTCCCTTCGATCTGTTCGCAGCCACGTTCTTCCAGCTTTCACGCTATGAGGAATACGGTCCCGTGGAACGCGATGAACACGGAAGGCCCAAGACCGATGCGCTCCATGCCGCAAGGCACGGATACTTGGACCGGCCCGTCGTGGATGAATGGTTGCTCACGTTCGTGGAAAGTTGGCGGAAGCAAGACCCGCGGCTTCCTAGGCTCCGGAGGGAATACGCGCATACCGCCACCTTGGACGTGGACAACGGGGCCATGTATCGCGGGCGTCCGTGGTGGCGTTCCATCGGCGGCGGCGCACGCGACCTGCTGAAAGGGCATCCGCGCCGGGTGATGGACCGTTTGGCCGTACTGACGGGGTCCAGATCGGACCCGTACGCCGTCCATGAAACTTTTCTAGACCTTGTGGAACGCTCCGGCGGACATGCGATCGTCAATTTCCTCACGGCACCGATCGGGAAGCATGACCATGCCATCGGGCCGGAGGTGCCTTTCATGCAAGCCTTGGTCAAGCGCATGGCGCAACGCGCGGAAGTGGGCCTGCATCCGGGTTACGAAAGCTTGGAGAACACATTCCGTATTTCCGAGGAAAAGGAGCGTTTGGAAGCCGTGGTCGGCCGACCGGTCACGCACTCGCGCCAACATTTCCTGCGCCTGCGCCTTCCGGGGACCTATCACTATCTGGAAGGCATTGGCATTCTCGAAGATCACAGTATGGGCCTCGCCGACCACACCGGTTTCCGTGCGGGCACCTGCACCGCCTTTCCCTTCTATGATCTGGCCGCCGAACGGGAGACCACCTTGATGATCCATCCATTCGCGATGATGGACAGCGCCATGTGCTACAAGATGCATCTGTCGCCTCGGGAGGCGGTCGCTGAGGCCAAGCGCCTAGTGGACGCCGTGCGGGCCGTACAGGGCCAATTCATCTCCGTGTGGCACGAACGCTTCCTGAGCGGCTATGGCGACGAGGCCGGGTGGGGAGGCGTGGCGGAGGAAGTCCTTCAATATGCGCGGCCATGA
- a CDS encoding GNAT family N-acetyltransferase produces MISYLRHADIDLAAWDRRMAACTNGSWYGLSATLEAAAPGWDALVDEATGAQMPLPWRMKYGIRYLYQPFLIQHLGPFSREPGEDDAARFLHALPKRFRYADIYMLGAAISGSADLRTEERTDHVLRLEGPVEALRAGYSLNHRRSLRKVEQLGVVVERGVGSGRVIDFLEGSEQFTRWGIDAVQRATMRRVLVASEETGTGFGRMVTGDGGPVAAAWFVRSGGSIIFLKGMASANGRDLRAMHALIDDVISEHASSGMLLDFAGGNDPQLARFYSGFGAAPVLYLRALMNRLPPLIRLMKP; encoded by the coding sequence ATGATCAGCTATTTGCGCCACGCGGATATCGACCTCGCTGCTTGGGACAGGCGTATGGCCGCTTGCACCAATGGATCCTGGTATGGCCTTAGTGCCACCTTGGAGGCTGCGGCTCCGGGATGGGATGCCTTGGTGGACGAGGCCACGGGTGCCCAGATGCCTTTGCCATGGCGGATGAAATATGGCATCCGCTACCTCTACCAGCCCTTTCTCATCCAGCATTTGGGACCGTTCTCTCGGGAACCCGGAGAGGATGATGCCGCGCGTTTCCTGCATGCGTTACCGAAGCGTTTCCGGTATGCGGATATCTACATGCTCGGTGCTGCTATATCCGGATCAGCAGATCTTCGTACCGAAGAACGGACCGACCATGTGCTCCGCTTAGAAGGGCCGGTGGAGGCCCTGCGTGCGGGCTACAGCCTCAATCATCGGCGAAGTTTGCGGAAAGTGGAGCAGCTCGGCGTGGTGGTGGAGCGTGGTGTTGGCAGTGGCCGTGTGATCGATTTTCTTGAGGGTTCTGAGCAATTCACGCGCTGGGGCATCGATGCCGTCCAGCGTGCGACCATGCGGCGCGTGCTGGTCGCCTCCGAGGAAACGGGCACGGGATTCGGGCGCATGGTGACCGGCGATGGGGGACCCGTTGCCGCCGCGTGGTTCGTGCGGAGCGGTGGCAGTATCATCTTCCTCAAGGGCATGGCTTCGGCGAATGGTCGCGATCTTCGCGCCATGCACGCCTTGATCGATGATGTGATATCGGAACACGCCTCCAGCGGCATGCTCTTGGACTTCGCCGGGGGTAATGATCCTCAACTGGCGCGGTTTTATTCCGGCTTCGGCGCGGCTCCCGTGCTTTATTTGCGAGCTTTGATGAACCGGCTTCCGCCGTTGATCCGGCTAATGAAACCTTGA
- the upp gene encoding uracil phosphoribosyltransferase: MVVELNKTNSIANRFLAELRDVEVQKDPLRFRRNLERMGEVMAYELSRTLEYAESEVVSPLGVARVSLPVDQPVLCTILRAGLPLHQGMLNYFDRADNAFVSAYRKHRKGEDGFDVEVEYLSSPSIDGRVLVISDPMMASGRSMALVYKAMLRMGKPKAVHVVSVIASTEGVEFVKKHFPANTKYWLGAIDEEMTAEAYIVPGLGDAGDLAYGNKV, encoded by the coding sequence ATGGTGGTGGAACTGAACAAGACGAACTCCATAGCGAACCGCTTTCTTGCGGAACTGCGGGACGTGGAGGTGCAGAAAGACCCGCTCCGGTTCCGTCGGAACCTCGAACGGATGGGGGAGGTGATGGCCTATGAGCTGAGCCGGACACTTGAGTACGCGGAGTCCGAAGTGGTGTCACCGCTCGGCGTGGCGCGTGTTTCCCTTCCGGTGGACCAGCCCGTGCTCTGTACCATTCTCCGCGCAGGCCTGCCCTTACACCAAGGGATGCTCAACTATTTCGACCGCGCAGACAATGCATTCGTGAGCGCCTACCGGAAACACCGCAAGGGCGAGGACGGCTTCGACGTGGAGGTGGAATACCTCAGCAGTCCCTCCATTGACGGCCGTGTGCTGGTGATCAGCGATCCGATGATGGCCAGCGGCCGCAGCATGGCCTTGGTCTACAAAGCCATGTTACGGATGGGCAAGCCCAAAGCGGTGCATGTCGTCTCCGTCATCGCCAGCACCGAGGGTGTGGAGTTCGTGAAGAAGCATTTCCCCGCCAACACCAAGTACTGGCTCGGAGCGATCGATGAGGAGATGACCGCCGAGGCCTACATCGTGCCGGGCCTTGGCGATGCGGGCGACCTGGCCTACGGTAACAAGGTGTAA
- a CDS encoding noncanonical pyrimidine nucleotidase, YjjG family, translating to MKHYRHLFFDLDHTLWDFEANSRAVLAELHAEFGLAEMGVDGDAFIPAYEEVNVALWARMEAGTIPKEVIRALRFNQALEQFGLRNAGLAKRLEETYMERCPRRSTLLPGALDLLEDLRKDYRMHIITNGFTEVQGVKMDASGIRGFFDVVLTSEMAGASKPSTRIFRHAMRSAGAKLQESLMIGDNAVADIGGARRAGMDQAHLAPLESGDPQATYRITRLDELRAVLL from the coding sequence GTGAAACACTATCGCCACCTCTTTTTCGACCTGGACCACACGTTGTGGGACTTTGAGGCAAACTCACGCGCCGTGCTGGCCGAGCTGCATGCGGAATTCGGTCTGGCGGAAATGGGCGTGGACGGTGACGCTTTCATCCCGGCTTATGAGGAAGTGAATGTCGCCCTATGGGCACGCATGGAGGCCGGGACCATACCCAAGGAGGTGATCCGGGCATTGCGCTTCAACCAGGCCTTGGAACAGTTCGGTCTGCGGAACGCCGGCCTGGCCAAGCGACTGGAGGAGACCTACATGGAGCGCTGCCCAAGGAGGTCCACACTGCTTCCCGGAGCGCTGGATCTTTTGGAGGACCTTCGGAAGGACTACCGTATGCACATCATCACCAATGGCTTCACCGAGGTGCAGGGCGTTAAGATGGACGCTTCAGGAATACGGGGGTTCTTCGATGTGGTGCTTACAAGTGAGATGGCCGGGGCCTCCAAGCCCTCCACGCGGATCTTTCGCCATGCCATGCGGTCCGCAGGGGCCAAGCTGCAGGAAAGCCTGATGATCGGGGATAACGCCGTTGCCGATATCGGCGGGGCACGCAGGGCGGGAATGGATCAAGCCCATCTGGCACCCTTGGAGTCCGGGGATCCCCAGGCCACCTACCGGATCACGCGTTTGGACGAATTGCGGGCCGTGCTCCTTTGA
- a CDS encoding phosphatidylserine decarboxylase family protein: MRLHREGTLTILLILVVSCLTIYAAWHWLPSVVVWPIASAMVALLGVVIWFFRVPPRYPGGEDALVLSPCDGKVVVVEEVMENEYFKDRRIQVSIFMSPLNVHVNYHPVNGNVTFRQYHKGKYLVAWHPKSSTENERCTVVVKHPLHGEVLVRQIAGALARRICTYPRPGDAAVQGSELGFIKFGSRVDLFLPLNATVAVQIGEVVKGATSVIAHYEP, from the coding sequence ATGCGTCTACACCGCGAAGGAACCCTCACCATCCTGCTCATCCTTGTAGTGAGCTGCCTCACTATCTATGCCGCTTGGCACTGGTTGCCGAGCGTAGTGGTGTGGCCCATCGCATCGGCCATGGTGGCACTGCTTGGCGTGGTGATCTGGTTCTTCCGTGTGCCTCCCCGTTACCCCGGCGGCGAGGATGCCTTGGTGCTGTCACCCTGCGACGGCAAGGTCGTGGTGGTGGAAGAGGTAATGGAGAATGAATACTTCAAAGACCGGCGGATACAGGTCTCCATCTTCATGAGCCCGTTGAACGTGCACGTGAACTACCACCCCGTGAACGGGAACGTGACCTTCCGACAATACCACAAGGGCAAATACTTGGTGGCCTGGCATCCCAAAAGCAGCACCGAGAACGAGCGCTGCACGGTGGTGGTGAAGCACCCCCTGCATGGCGAAGTGCTGGTCCGCCAGATCGCCGGTGCCTTGGCACGGCGCATCTGCACCTATCCCCGGCCTGGGGACGCGGCGGTGCAAGGCTCCGAGCTCGGCTTCATTAAATTCGGCTCCCGCGTGGACCTATTCCTGCCCTTGAACGCCACTGTAGCCGTTCAGATCGGTGAGGTGGTGAAAGGTGCCACCTCGGTGATCGCACACTACGAACCATGA
- a CDS encoding phosphatidate cytidylyltransferase, with protein sequence MTETATRALTGAAYVALTLGAALAGPLTTTLLFLPVSLLAAREMHRLSHATKEETPPVTIPLLVTAATFLTIAFLGTGLLSLRSSAVVLLAAFTVGVVDIVLNNAKEPVRGVGTLLIMIAYIAMPFGLITSLLTDGPHLFIGFMIILWTNDTGAYLVGRAIGRTKLMPRVSPKKTVEGFGGGLVLAMMAGVVLALAWPDLTLAQWVICAAVVAVTSTIGDLLESSFKREAGVKDSGHVLPGHGGILDRFDGFLLALPAMLACAKLMGA encoded by the coding sequence ATGACCGAAACGGCAACGCGGGCACTGACCGGAGCGGCCTACGTGGCGCTCACTTTGGGCGCGGCCCTCGCAGGACCGCTCACCACCACTTTGCTCTTCCTGCCCGTGAGCCTTCTGGCGGCCCGCGAAATGCACCGGTTGAGCCATGCGACCAAGGAGGAAACACCTCCGGTGACCATTCCCCTGCTCGTGACGGCGGCCACCTTTCTCACCATCGCGTTTCTGGGTACCGGCCTGCTCTCCCTGCGATCGTCGGCCGTGGTGCTACTAGCGGCGTTCACGGTCGGGGTGGTCGACATCGTGCTGAACAACGCGAAGGAACCGGTCCGAGGGGTCGGCACCCTGCTGATCATGATCGCCTACATCGCCATGCCCTTCGGGCTGATCACCTCGCTGCTTACGGACGGACCGCACTTGTTCATCGGCTTCATGATCATCCTTTGGACCAACGATACCGGTGCCTACTTGGTAGGCCGGGCGATCGGCCGTACCAAGCTGATGCCGCGGGTAAGCCCGAAGAAGACCGTGGAAGGCTTCGGGGGCGGGCTGGTGCTGGCCATGATGGCCGGTGTGGTGCTGGCCTTGGCGTGGCCCGACCTCACGTTGGCGCAGTGGGTGATCTGCGCCGCCGTGGTGGCGGTGACCTCCACCATCGGCGACCTGTTGGAATCCTCCTTCAAACGGGAGGCCGGTGTGAAGGATTCCGGACACGTCCTGCCGGGGCACGGTGGAATTCTGGACCGATTCGATGGCTTTTTATTGGCCCTGCCCGCCATGCTGGCCTGCGCGAAGTTGATGGGCGCTTGA